DNA sequence from the Phoenix dactylifera cultivar Barhee BC4 chromosome 13, palm_55x_up_171113_PBpolish2nd_filt_p, whole genome shotgun sequence genome:
TAatcaatgtgagactaaacatatgTCCGCATTCAACAAAACAATCACTGGAATGCGAATTTGCCATGATTAGTTGATGCGTGTAATTTAGCTTTTGATAGTGACACTCCAAACAAATTTCACCTACTTTCTTGGAAACTTGAATCCTCCTGCCCTCTAGTGAAAAAATTATTGCTTGGACCAGGTCCATAGCCCTGCAGTGGACCTGTATTGCCCCATTAATTttcccttctctttctttttttctttgtgacTTGGTCCAACCAACGATTTCTTCCTCTAGTGGCCGTCGAATAGAAGTGCACCACATGCATGTTTGGTCCTATGctccctccccccttctcttcgAGGTGACCGCCCATGAGGGAGGTCGGAAGCAAAAGGGCTCATTGTGGTCCAAAGGCTAGGCTTTTCATGACCAAGTATATTGTAGGTTAATAGGTCAAATGATTGAATTGATGCAAACTAGAAGCATAAGAACTTGAAGTTGATACGATCGAGGCCATACGATCGACAAGTAGATCTGCATGTCCATAGCGATTGGATGAAATTGTTTACATTAAATTAGATCTTACCTCCAAACTAGAGGAAGAATTCCATATAGATGGGGCAATCAATGCCAAGACCAAAACTTAGACCTGTTCCACATGGGCCGGCCGCCGGTCTTGACATTATATTGCTAAGAGTCATTGCCAAGTCCTAATACTATTACAATTCTTATTTAGttggtcattagttttaatgACTTTAGGATTCTATTTCTAGTTTTACTCTACTTAGTTATTTCTTCTAAAACAGTGACCTAGTCTTATCTTTTAGTAGATGTTGGTTTTTGAATTTGAGTAGGAATCAAACATCTCACCATATGATGCTCTATTTAAAGGGATCTTTAGCGTCTCCTTTAGCATGGCGTGAGAAAAGAGAGAATGAGAGTCGTCCTTCTTGGCGACGCATAAGGGAGAGTCTTTTTATGTGGttcaatattttaatatttttttttgttttttgtttggtGTTTGTTCTCGATTTTAAACCGGCGCAGCCGATCTACTTCATGTAGCGTGTCGTTCTACAGATATTGCAGGATGACCATATAATTGGACATGAAAACCTTAAATTTCATCCTGGTATTTCTTTTAGAGAGGCATGGGAACGCTATCCTACCATTTGCCTTTTATCATGACCCTCAAATCTTTTGGCTGCAAGCAAGGCGGCACATTTTCTGGCTTGAATTCTTGCAGCTATCTCCCACCAAGAGCATGGTGATCGGTTGGCGATGGACGTGGACCTGCCCATTCCCAAAATGGATGAGATTTAAAGTGTCCTCATCTCACCCTTAAAATTGGGAAGATGACAAGACCCCTCCTGTCATGGAAGGTTGGGGAAAAACTCGACCCATACTGACCGTCCGTACATCCCTACCACCCTATATATGGTGGGGTTGTTTCCATctcaacaacaacaaaaccccCATTCACCtttaaaaaacaagaagaacaagaagacatACGTAGCTTGCTAAAGCCAACCTACTGCTGCTCTCTTCCATGCACATGTTTAACTACGCATGTCTTGATAACGTGTTACGTAGACGGCTAAGTTCCATGTTTGACACGCTACAAGTTGATCCTGTGTGTGCGCTCTTCAGAAAATACACATTGTCATCACTTGCACGTTACGGATCCTGCGGTACATGGTTGATGCTATGCCGGACCATCAAGTGGTCTTCATACGCTAGAGAGTATATGGTGCAAAACTTTTTCAtgtgcatttctgaaaattttggtaCGACCGTGCAAGTGGAAACATTCCTCTCATGAAAAACAGGATGAAAGATCTACGTACTGATCTCCTAGCAATTTAGATATGTTCAAGATTAAGCGTTATTGTCGCACGCCCCCACCATCTAACTTCCTCAAGATCAACTTCGATGGTAGTGTCTTGGATGGCGGAGGCAGGAAGAAAGTGGGCTTTGTGATTAGGAACCACAACTTCATGTTCGTTGCATTGGACGTAGGCAGGGCCGATCCTACCCTTAGGCGActtaggcggtcgcctaaggcctcggcTTAAAGAAGACCTACCGTAAGAAAGACCTCAGagacaaaatgaaaagaaaaaaagccccCATGTGAGCTCGTCTTAAACTGACCCACTGCAGAAAAGGCCTTAAAGACAAAATGACCTTAGACCCCCAAATATATTGGGCCGCTCCTAGACGCAGGTAGCATCTATTTGGAAGGTGACTCAACTATTGTAATCGATTGGATTCAGAGCCGATACAGATGGGCAACATTTGCTACTTCGGAATCGGCACTAATTTCGAATCAGGCATCGTGTCATAGTGCcccccactttttttttttttttcgtgcaAAAGAAGCAGCTcaaatttatatataaataacGAAGTAATAGTGACAGCCTGAAAACAAGAAGCAATCCATCAAACTAACCAAGTGAAACGTAACTGAATATAACAGGTTATTCATGTCTATGATAGAGAATATTAAAAGTATTTCTTTTTGGTGTAACCAAAATGGGCATCGGAATTAGCTAGCCTGGAAATCCAACTAGGTTGATGTCTTGGGCTCACGTAGCTTTTATGTCCAATGCAAGATTGAGTGGCTGGAACCAACATATAGCCGACAGCATTAAACTCCATGCATGGCTTCACTTTGATAATGACCCCTTTATGGGGAACATTCCCTACTTAATTTTTTTGGTTAACAACATTCCCTACTTAATTTGCTACCACCACATTGGCCATGACATGTGGAACCTTGTTTGGAGAATTGTTCGGGATTCGTTGAACCCCTAGCTTCAATTGTCTAACATGGAGGAATTGAATTAATAGTAGCTTTTTTATTGTGGGAACCTTTTTCCATTCATGATCAAAGAAGCTTGGAATGGGAGGATTTGGAGGCTTGGAATCTCTGAATTCATGGTTAATGGAAGTTTTGTCCACACAATTTGATTGAGGAGCTTTGGATGGTATTGGGAGGGAGAATTTGCAGAGGTGGGAGTGGTGGAAATATGGGTAGTCTGGTTTATAAGGTACATGAAAGCCAAAAGAAACCTGTCTTGTAGAAAGAGCGAAGTGGGAGTGGACAAGGAGTCTTAAGAGAGGGAGAGGCGGATAGGAGATATGGATAGGAAAGTCTTCACATTGGTTTTCAGACGGGCATTTTTCAGGAGGTATGGATTGAATGGAAGGTTGACTCGACAAGCAATTTAATTCTCAGAGACGATAGAATTGGATGAAttgaataatattttataaatatgtATTCATCGTAagtttttcttcaaaatttttgtATCATTAATTGACCTTTCAATACGTAGTATTTGAATTCAGATGAAATTCTGATCATGATTCCCAAAAAGTACTTCGATATTTTCAAAAAATGTATGATTCTTCATCTATTTCTCATATTCCATGAATAACCAAAATATTGAGGaagatccaaaaaaaattttatttgattCTTTTTGAGTTGCCGGCCTATttcacccctttttttttttttgataggagAATGGATTCTAGTTCCGATGGGGTCTTATAAGGAAGTGGATCGATCTacaccaataaattgtagcaaCACAAAAGGTACACTATAAACCTAAAAGGCACGTAGCACTTCTCTCAAActttttagaagaaaaagaaaaggaaaagtatCAAAGCATCCAATGGTAATGATCCAAGAAATACAATATCAGCACACTGATCTAGAATCTTTTGCacaacaaaaatcaaattttggatagATTGCACTAAGCAAGAAGTGAACAACGGCTATATAATCTTATATATAAACCAAGCTTGCAGGTTAATTTCATAAACATGCTCCATACGACACATCCATTTCCTCTTAATTCCCTACAAGTTTTATCTCCATTCGACACAGACCCCTGAGGAAACTAACACATGCGGCTGCACCTAGCCATTGCCCTCCTTTAGATGAAATGGGCATTCCCACTAGCATCAGTATACAATAAATCCAGCAATTGTATTGCTTGAAGTCTCTGGTGCAAacaaccaccaaaaaaaaaagaagaaaagaaaacagctGAATTATTGGTGAAGGAGATACTAATAAGTTCTCACCTTTCCAATCCTAAGAAAAATAGGATACCGGACGAGCTTAACAACCTTCCCATCTCCACCCCAAGCCCTCTCCAAATCAGTCACCACCCCATCACTCAACAGCTCCACCGCCTTCTCCCTGGCCGTCTGATACGCCGACCACGACCTGATGTACGTCAGATACGTCTCCAAATCCATCTCCCTCTCCTCCATGAACTCAAACGGCCCGGTGTGCGCCTCCCCCTCCACCGGATCGAACGGGAAATCGATGCTCCGGAGCTCGTCATCCACCGTCCGGCGCTGCGGGGCCCAGAAGGGGCCGGACTCGGTGTACAGGCGCGAGAACACGGAGTCCACCGGCGGGTCCACCCGGGGCACGGTGTAGCACCACGCGGCGAGGACGCCGTGGGGCCCGCGGAGGAGGTGGCGGGCCTGGGCGTAGAAGGTGGGGAGGTGGAACCAGTGGACGGCCTGGGCCACGGTGATGAGATCGACGGTGGATGGTGCCGCCACGTCACGTTGGAGATCAGGGAGGGAGATGGTGGCGGGAGTTTGTACGTACCGGACGTTGGGGAGCTCGGGCGCGAAGGCTAGTTGTTCTCTGCTCGTGTCCGAGCCCACCACGCTCTTGTAGATCTTGGCTAGCTGAGGAAAGAGACTCGTGAGACCAGTGTGCTTATAAATATGCATCTTGAGTATGGTATTCTTCAAGCATTACAAGTTGTTGATTTTGTGTTAGATGAGCATGAAACATCTCCCTAATTCATATGGAAGTTAACTTTTGAGATTATTTGTAATGATCTATGAAGATATTGATAAGAGACGAAATGCATAAAAGCATGACAAATGTTTTCCCGCTTTGATTGTGCTTTGGAGAGATACTGTTTACTTAAGGAAGTCCGAAGCCACTTTGGAGCGGCTCCTGTTTTGTTACATCAGTATTCTATTGTTGAAATGGTTTCTTTGAGCATTTGATGTGGATTGAGCTCCACCAATCTTTGTTTTAAAGAGAAGAATACTAGAAGCTCATCTCTAGTGCAAGACTTTGAAAGGATTTGGTgatgaatttatttatttatgttcttttaaatactttagatctcaTATTAGTGCCAAAATATACCAtagtaatgtcatcagatgatgCAAATGGTAAATGCCTGATGAATTATCAGTCTTGGAGCCTAAACAACATAGCTCGAACCCAAAGCGCCTCACAATTTCGAagccaaaaataatttttgtgaGCCAAATTAGGTTGGACTGCATTGACTTGGCCAGGGCAGGGGTTGGACCAAGTTTGGCTGGGCTATATACTTATATTAAGAGGCAAGCAAATTTATGGAATAGAATTCACATTGCGATTGAATCGGGTTGCTCAAGCTTTTCAACCCAAGCTCGATCCAACAATGCACGATCAATTTGATGGACCTGTAAACCAAACCCCAACCCAATCTGGTGGGCCAAAAAAGTTTTGGGCCTAAGGTGAGACCAGGTTTAAATATATGACCAGCATCCGGGCCAAAGTCCAATCAATTGAGCCCGATCAAGCCTAAATGTGCTGGGCCAAACAAGATCTTTTAGAAATGATTTGATCATCCATAATGTTCAACGGGAAATAATTAATTCATCAAATAAGCCGACAAAACTCAAATGGACAAAAACAATTACGTCATGATACAAAATTAAAACAATTCATAAATCATGCAAAAAAATCAATAGAAAAGGCTAAACGGGGTCTGATTGGGTCGGTGGTATCCAATTTGCAATCCCACGCCTCCAATGAAAACCTAGACGTAGTATGCGAGACTTTTGTGTCACCGAAAGCATTTTTGCATCGAACGCTTGGATCCATATGAAAATTTAGTCAAATCTCAATCCTGTCAattagaaagagagaggagctcGAATTGGGGAAAACAAGATCAAATTGCGGAGATCCAAATAACCCAATACCAATTAAACCTATGATGCAAtgaattagagagagagagagagacttacgGATACGGCAGCCTGTCCGCTTCCGGTGCCGACATCCCATGCGAGATCGTGGTTGGGAGTCTTGGACGCAATGAACTGGAATAGCTCCGCGGGATAACCCGGGCGTGCCTCCGCATAATTCTTCGCCTGTTTCCGGAATAGCTCTGccatttcctctctctctctctctctctctctctctctctcgccccctctttttttcttttaattcttctATTCTCCCCACTCGTATAAATAAAGATGAGGGAGACGGGGAAGGAACCATCCCCACACATTCCAAAAACGATGGAAATTGCTTTCTTCCCAAGTTATTAATCCTCTTTGCCGTATTGTATATAATATTTCCGCCGGCAACTTTGAATTATGAAAAGTCTAACGATGAAGACGACAAGGATAGGTCGAAGCGAACGAACAGAATATCTCTTGCCGCAGGGGTGGATGGAGCTTATCCAAGCCCCCATTTGTCGTAGAGAAACCTTTCTCAGCACGTTGCAGAGTCCAAGGCATTTTTTATGAAATGAACCGTGACTTGCTTGGGAAACTTATGGCTCAGCTTCCATGATTGCGATTATTATAAATAGGATTTACTGTACCAGATTTAAAAGGGGGGAAAATGTGATGGTCAAAATGATCTCAGCTTCCATGATTGCAATTATTATGGATAGGATTTACTGTACCAGATTTAAAAGTGGGGAAAATGTGACggtcaaaattttttaaaaaagttccGTTGCCGGGAATCGAACCCGGGTCTCTCGGGTGAGAGCCGAGTATCCTAACCAACTAGACTACAACGGAATGATGCTGAAGCCTGCGCATGTCCATGATATTATTCATCTGCTGTCCAGCAAATAATTGCTCCAGGAAGTGCGAGATCCAACCAGCCTTCATGCTTCAACTTGACGAGTTTTCGATTTCAAACATTAATAAGTTCAAATTTAAACAGACGAAATAAAAGAAAGGTGGTGTGAAATCCAACTATGAGCTTGCGGTCAATATATGCTTCAAGTTGTTCCCAAAGATGAGATCATGATTTTGGGTAAAAGTACAAAGGCCACACCAGCTACTTGTGTTAATATGGGTCAAGCATGAGAAGGTAGAACTGCACCTCTTGAGGCAATGGGGCTGGGCTCGTATTGTCCAGCAGTTTTTTAAAAGGAAATATGCAGAAGTTTCTCGGTTCGGGCTAGAAATGGGCTTGGGCTTGCTCAGGGCCTGTCAGGCCGGGCCAACTTTGCATCCGAATTTGACCCTACCTGGAGAATAATCTGGTCGAGCTTAGGTCTGAAATTCAAGTCCAAAAATATTTGGGGGTGGTGGAGATAGTTCTAGGATCAAGGCATAAGGTACTTAAGCACGTTCACACTGTTTGACATACGAGCCAATGGGCTAGCAATCGATATGTTGTCTACAAAGAGGCTTCAAAAAAGTTCATGACCAGCAAGCTCAAGTAAACAAGAGTCAGGTGGCAGCCCTACCGTGAAGGATTAACCCTTGAATCACAAACATTAACTACATCgagcatttttccttttctcttatatataaaaaaaaaaactacattgGGTATGTCATGTGGGAGAACGTAATGCACCGTTCGAGAAGACAAAATATACATGCATAAAGGTGCTTTAAAATTATGAATGCACCTCGCTTTTAAGAAATATACCTCTTTCTCCTACAATAGAAGCACATATTTTACTGTTAAAAATTTGCTTGATATATTATTGCAAACTTGGTAGTAGCCTAGCGGTTGCACccatgataataataataataacggtAGCGGTGGCaacaacaataataaagatCAATTTCTAATCTCaaacagcttttttttttttttttgaaaataccaGATAGAACCTCAGCAGCCCAGCCCATATTATGTCAAATTTCCttgccaaaaaaaatattataaacttTATCCTGCAGGTCGAACGATACTCGATATGCATTTACTCATTATATATGGTGGATAATTTTCAAGTTAATGAGAGCATCGGAAAGGAGAAAAGCATTTACCCATGCACGTCGTAAGCAAATCAAAATGAAACCGGAAAGGAGAAAAGCAGCACGAAAAACAAATTCTCACGTTGGGTCCAGATTCTTCTAGTTAATTAGCCTTCTCTCAGGTCCTTGGAGTTATCATCTCTCTCGAGAAATAGCTGTACGCATGCTCATCATCCAACCGTAATAGATATCTTGTCTGCTCTCTAGCTTAGCTTGTGATCGATGTGGCCGGTGAGTAGGCCTCATCATCCGACCGTAATAGATTGCGTCTGCAACTCCAGCAAGCTTATGATGTGGTCGCTGAGTAGGCCACATCACGAAGCTTTCAGCCACCTGAACGTAGTCCTTTACACCGACTCCTCGTTTAACTATTTTCTCCTGCATGAATCACGGTTAGAAACGAACAAAAAGCCTCGGAACCTAGCGTTAGATGGGGTGCAAAACAATTCATAGCTCTCCAAAAGCCTCCAAGCATCACTAGTTTGGCACATACATGTTAAAAGAACAACAGTATATATAAACCCTCATGCATGCACCGAAAATATCCATGACCAACTTGACAACACTCCATGCAACCTTCCAAACTACCGTTCGCTCCGTGACTAAGAGAATCTCATATTGACATGGTTCTAAAGAGTTTGTTAACTCAAAGAAGACCAGTGAGACCTCCCATGGGTCCCTAGTATCAACGATGTGTACAAGTCAATGTTCTTCATTCATCAGAGACGCCAATGTTGATCGGTGCAGCATTGGACGATCGACCACCGGGATTGAGATCAGAGACCGTTCCCACACCGATGTGGAATTAATATTGGGTTTCTGAGTGTTATTAAGTGCACAATTTGAGCGGCATTATTGAGATATGGGATGATTCAAAGAGGTTTTTGCAAAGAGATGGACAATTTTGTACACCTTGTTAGGAAACCATGTCTCTTAGATTAGATAATAATGCCCGTGACGATGACCTCTTGATTTAGCATGTGGGCAATggacattgtttttttttttttattgtttgtttatttgtttgattgatttcagagtttggttacTAGTTTTGTTTGGTGGGATGGAGGGTATGGAAGTAAGGATTCTTGGAAT
Encoded proteins:
- the LOC103709659 gene encoding putative methyltransferase DDB_G0268948, which encodes MAELFRKQAKNYAEARPGYPAELFQFIASKTPNHDLAWDVGTGSGQAAVSLAKIYKSVVGSDTSREQLAFAPELPNVRYVQTPATISLPDLQRDVAAPSTVDLITVAQAVHWFHLPTFYAQARHLLRGPHGVLAAWCYTVPRVDPPVDSVFSRLYTESGPFWAPQRRTVDDELRSIDFPFDPVEGEAHTGPFEFMEEREMDLETYLTYIRSWSAYQTAREKAVELLSDGVVTDLERAWGGDGKVVKLVRYPIFLRIGKVRTY